The Salvelinus namaycush isolate Seneca chromosome 28, SaNama_1.0, whole genome shotgun sequence genome contains a region encoding:
- the LOC120023069 gene encoding suppressor of cytokine signaling 4-like, with protein MSEKKSRSSDICPKCGIRSWSADSYVWSCKKRSRSSRNDPGLRGPEGVGPMEEQGARSTSCLRRRGERRCSCTVMGEVDIDVPCRKALSRRSLRQKFQDAVGQCFPLRTDHHHHHHGCPTGAYRGGFSVLLWSKRPIHVTELMQDMCPFSSKSELAHCWHLIKKHATHPSAIVGLEVAQAAKAAQAAGKEPVPSTSTSPPSTPLSWEGICLSRPLSLEDWDLSHPQGRAAYGGSHTDYILVPDLLQINNSPCYWGVLDRFQAEELLEGQPEGTFLLRDSAQDKFLFSVSFRRYSRSLHARIEQNGKRFSFDGRDPCMYRDPSVTGLLRHYSDPATCLFFEPLLSRPLTRTFPFTLQHLCRAVICSCTTYQGIKILPLPNQLRDYLRQYHYKCNGACAV; from the coding sequence ATGTCTGAGAAGAAATCCCGAAGTTCGGACATCTGTCCCAAATGCGGCATCCGCAGCTGGAGTGCCGACAGCTACGTATGGAGCTGCAAGAAACGCTCCCGGAGTTCCCGAAACGATCCGGGCCTTCGGGGTCCGGAGGGGGTAGGGCCGATGGAGGAGCAAGGAGCGCGTTCCACCTCATGTCTACGGCGacggggagagaggaggtgtagCTGTACCGTAATGGGGGAAGTCGACATAGACGTCCCCTGTCGGAAAGCCCTTTCTAGGCGCTCTCTCCGGCAGAAGTTCCAGGATGCAGTGGGCCAGTGTTTCCCTCTCCGCActgaccatcaccaccaccaccacggctgCCCAACGGGGGCCTACCGGGGAGGCTTTTCTGTGCTCCTCTGGTCCAAGCGTCCGATCCATGTCACGGAGCTCATGCAGGACATGTGCCCCTTCTCGTCCAAGTCAGAGCTGGCCCACTGCTGGCACCTCATCAAGAAGCATGCCACCCACCCCAGCGCCATTGTGGGCCTAGAGGTTGCCCAAGCCGCCAAGGCTGCACAGGCTGCTGGCAAAGAACCAGTCCCGTCCACTTCCACATCCCCGCCTTCGACACCTCTTTCATGGGAGGGCATCTGCTTGAGTAGGCCCCTGAGCCTTGAGGACTGGGATCTCTCCCATCCGCAGGGCAGAGCAGCCTATGGTGGCAGCCATACAGATTACATCCTTGTCCCTGACCTCCTGCAGATCAACAACAGCCCGTGTTACTGGGGCGTTCTGGACCGCTTCCAGGCAGAGGAGCTCCTGGAAGGCCAGCCCGAGGGCACCTTCCTCCTCCGCGACTCGGCCCAGGACAAGTTCCTCTTCTCCGTCAGCTTCCGCCGCTATAGCCGCTCCCTCCATGCCCGTATCGAGCAGAACGGCAAGCGCTTCAGCTTCGATGGCCGCGATCCGTGCATGTACCGGGACCCCAGCGTGACGGGCCTGCTCCGGCACTACAGCGACCCGGCCACATGCCTCTTCTTCGAGCCCCTCCTATCCCGCCCTCTGACCCGGACTTTCCCATTCACCCTGCAGCACCTGTGTCGCGCAGTGATCTGTAGCTGCACTACGTACCAGGGCATCAAGATCCTTCCACTGCCTAATCAGCTCAGGGACTATCTTAGGCAGTACCACTACAAGTGCAATGGGGCTTGTGCAGTATAA